Part of the Zea mays cultivar B73 chromosome 4, Zm-B73-REFERENCE-NAM-5.0, whole genome shotgun sequence genome is shown below.
GCAACAAAAAATAGTTAATTACATTTGTGCACAGAACTGCAGTGCAAGGTCACTCTAGACTAACCCATTATTCCATTGCCAGAATGTATCAATTTTGTCTAGTCATAGCATTGTGGACCACATGTTAAGGTGTAGGCTCTTGAAAATGTCAGCATTCTCTAAACTTGAAGGGAAGAATAAAAACCCATGCTTTCAACTATCTATGCATAGTCACATCTATAGTTTGCCTCTACATCTGCTGTCGACTCAGAGCAGGGCAGTCTGTAGATTATCCATTGCTTCTTATCTTAAGCCCAAAAACATAATATACGATGGGGGAGAGAAAACATACTTGAACTTCCAGATTCCATTGTTCCCTGGCAAGTGACTTTGCAAGCTCACCGTTTGTAACCTGTGAAAACCCTCTTTAAGAGCATTGCTAAGACCTGTGAAGATTGGGTAGGGGTCGTTTGTAGACAGGCATATACCTCAAGTCTAGCCAAACGTGCAAGGGCTTCCATTCTAGTGCTGTGATGTTTCTGTTTCTCTATCTCCACTGCTTCCAATGTTTCAATCATACTAGTCTGCAACTCTGAAGCTTGAAACATGTTGAACAAGAAGCTGATAAGGAATCACTACTTTCTAGAAACCATCTCACCAGGATACTTGTGTGTAGAAATGGTTTTGCAAATGAATACTTGAATCTGCCTTATAAGTACTTCAGATGAACTTACAGTTCCATAACCAATGAAATATGTGCGGGATTTTGAGCTCAAATGCAGTACAGAATATGGGCATATTCTGAGATTGGGCAGATTCTGAGCGGATTACTAAAATTATTACTAAAATACTACCCGCTAGCCGCTGTGAAGTGTTGATCAACTGATAATGTGGCCCAGCAAGGAAATTATATGATACTACTTCATTTGACATAGAGGTCAATAGCTCATCTATTTCCTATCTGGCTGCACTTCAGTTGGCCTCATAATTATGCTCGTTGTAAAGATTAGAGGATATATGACACTTGTGGTCTCGAGCTTATTCCAGTGATGCACCCTTGGACCATTCCCTTGATTAAAAGTTAAATAATGCAAAACTTCATTTGCATTCATATATATTAGGAAGTTGCTTGTGATTCATCCATGTTTTTTACCTGCTCAAAAGGCCCCAGTTTCTTTGATATGATGCTTCTTATCTGTTGAAGAATAGCCAATAGAAAAAAGATCTGTTCACATGTCTCAATGGACAAGAAAAATAAAAGACTAAGAGCGTCATTAACAAGAATTACTTACACAAGGTGTGACCAACATGCTTAATATTACACTGCTTGCGGCATGATATGGGACCTTAAACACAATGCACAACATGAAACTTAGAACAAACGATGCCAAGTGTCATTCATGATGTTGAACCAACAATGATTTTATCCTACGCCACAAAAACCAATGTGTTAAAATATAGCAATGACCTCTTGAGAAAAGGACATATGTGCTGCAATTTACTGTACATCTAGGAATAGCCACAACTGTCATCTTATGTGGTGTGTGTGTCAGATGAAAGAATTTTTTTTGTCAATTACATAGTAGTTATGGCACTATATATGTATTTATGTTTCTCCAATGGTAAGAACTAAGAACAAATGATGAAATGAAATGACGGGCAAGATTCTTGCATCCATTGCAAACATCGTCGAAAAATAATCCTCCAATAAGTGACAGTGTTAAAGTGCCAATATTCAGCTAATGTATATGCACCAAACTGGGTCTCTGCTCTGGTGACAACCAAAGAAAAATAGCAGCAAGCAATGACTCCAGTTGCAATCACAAATTCGTCACGTACTAAATACAAGCATTGAGGTCATAAAGGTCATTGGTCACATATTCACCTTCAAGCTTCCCCAAAGCTGGCTTGATAAAATCGACAATCTCAGAGTGCAAAGCAGCAGTGCTAGTGCTAGCAGCAGTTTTGTCCGTGCACCAAGAAAAATTCCCATGAAAAAGGAAGTTTCTATCTGACTCATGTAATAACTTATTTTCTAAGAATAAAAGAGTACAGATGGACGAATCAAAATTGTGTGGAGAAAACAGAACCTTGTATTTTCAGGCACTTCAGTCAGTATTTCACTTCGAAGTTCTGCAAATCTGAAAATTCCACCGTGCTGAATACTCAATCAATTCTTCAACACTTCTGCTAGGACTCGAGAGAAAGAAACCCCTGATTGCCCACGCAAACTTCGGCAGCCATCATGTTCTTTTTCTAGTTTATTATGAGCATTTAGAGCACCTGCCAGCACAAACCCTTTGGACAAAAAATTGGTCCCAAATGATTCTCTTTCCTCGTTTGTGAAGCCTGCACTTCTACGATTTCCCTGGAAAACAGGTATTAAAAATGGGTTAAAGACCATGTAGAAAAGATAGGTGAAGTAGCTAAAGCAAAACCGGTAATGTTTATCACATATTCCAATCTGATGGAGGGCACCGACATATACATATAGATATGAGCAACAAGGAGTACAGGTTGCTAAAAGAACGACACCATGACAATGCAATGTAAGGTTTATCGGTTTCTTgcaactttgggcaacaattttcTCCACTCTTCAAGCTTTCTAATAAAACTGGATCAGAAATCTCAGATCTAACATGGGTCCAAAACCACGACTAAACTTCTGTCATTCTACTCTATTACTGGGATCAAGGTGTTTGTAGCATAAAACAAACCGCCAAATAAGGATACAATTAAGTGAGAGACTAAAAAATTACGATACAGCATAAAGAAATTCAAATAGATGGTTACTCACAGCAGGGTCATGTATATCAATCTCCTGATGCGCACAATTAAGGTCACCAGTTAGTATGACAGGCTTCGATTTCTCTAATTCCTGCACAATCATAAGAGACATGTATGGTCATCTCAAAACTTAGCAGCATGAGATACAATGTGTCGTGCTTTGATCACTACTGAAGTCCGTAAATGGAGGTGAAATTGTATTTGAAAAAATCATGCATATTTCAGCAGCATGGTATTTTTTGCACAGTACAACAACCGCGAAGAATGCAAAAGCCAGGCAAACCAAATGATTAGTGGAGGCGCCACCGCTTCCGCCTGACCGGACGGACAGACTAGTGACCACCGCATCGTCTGCGGACTGCCTGCGAAGGTGCCCGCTGGTGCTCTGCGACCTTTCCTAGAGGAAACCGTAGCCGAATTTTTCCATCCCTCGGA
Proteins encoded:
- the LOC103652851 gene encoding golgin candidate 2 isoform X2, with amino-acid sequence MFQASELQTSMIETLEAVEIEKQKHHSTRMEALARLARLEVTNGELAKSLAREQWNLEVQVDQVAQLREEVELKKLAQDKYRRKLTKIQKTSAPPVDENL